A DNA window from Actinomycetota bacterium contains the following coding sequences:
- a CDS encoding alpha/beta hydrolase, which yields MSMPVQEVGQVQGSTTAPDGVEIAWWATGRGRPLVLVHGTTADHTRWAPVTERLGVDALVCAVDRRGRGASGDAEDYDIEREYDDVAAVIDALAGQSGAPVDLFGHSYGALCSLEATLRAPNVRKLVLYEPPVLFDDGAAPPDVVERMEALLAAGERDELLATFFRDVVRMPEHELDRARRLPAWQGRVAAAHTLLREERASAAYQFDPDRFTALAVPTLMLLGSDSPPFLQSSTEAVAAALPDARVEVLAGQQHVAIDTAPDLVSTLVLDFLAEPGS from the coding sequence ATGAGCATGCCGGTGCAGGAGGTGGGGCAGGTGCAGGGTTCGACGACCGCACCCGACGGGGTGGAGATCGCATGGTGGGCCACGGGCCGGGGCCGGCCCCTCGTGCTCGTGCACGGGACGACGGCCGACCACACGCGCTGGGCTCCCGTGACCGAACGGCTGGGGGTCGACGCCCTGGTGTGTGCCGTCGACCGGCGGGGCCGGGGGGCCAGCGGGGACGCCGAGGACTACGACATCGAGCGGGAGTACGACGATGTGGCGGCCGTGATCGATGCGCTGGCCGGCCAATCGGGGGCCCCGGTCGACCTGTTCGGGCACTCTTACGGGGCCCTGTGCTCGCTGGAGGCCACCTTGCGGGCCCCCAACGTCCGCAAGCTGGTGCTCTACGAACCGCCCGTCCTGTTCGACGACGGCGCCGCCCCTCCCGATGTCGTCGAACGCATGGAGGCCCTGCTGGCCGCGGGCGAGCGCGACGAACTGTTGGCCACGTTCTTCCGGGACGTGGTGCGTATGCCCGAGCACGAGCTCGACCGGGCCCGGCGCCTGCCCGCCTGGCAGGGACGGGTGGCCGCGGCCCACACCCTCCTGCGAGAGGAACGGGCGTCGGCCGCATACCAGTTCGACCCCGACCGGTTCACGGCGCTGGCCGTGCCGACCCTCATGCTCCTGGGCAGCGACAGCCCCCCGTTCCTGCAGTCGTCCACCGAGGCCGTCGCCGCGGCCCTGCCCGACGCCCGAGTCGAGGTCCTCGCCGGCCAGCAGCATGTCGCCATCGACACCGCGCCCGACCTCGTCAGCACGCTGGTCCTCGACTTCCTCGCCGAGCCCGGCAGCTAA
- a CDS encoding methyltransferase domain-containing protein: MEPSPGEQPFADFDAFEASTWERQAAGYDGFFPAMTAQAAGPLLDAAAVGPGARLLDLATGPGVVARAAVARGAHVVGLDVAEAMLAIARVRCPPLGLCRADGHHLPFAAGSFDAVTANFAVLHMGRPDDAAAEAAWALVPGGTLAVTVWGHPEEVAIFDAFQRALAACEAPPTAGVPEGPPFFRYSDEAALTGLLEGAGLAEVSVTTLAFTHEAADAEQVWQALVHGTVRTAALVASQGDRLRQAVHDAFVSELEAHRRGGRLALAAAVRMGTGRAQGRPVEG; this comes from the coding sequence GTGGAGCCATCGCCCGGGGAGCAGCCGTTCGCCGACTTCGACGCCTTCGAGGCGTCGACATGGGAACGCCAGGCGGCCGGCTACGACGGGTTCTTCCCGGCCATGACGGCCCAGGCGGCCGGGCCGTTGCTCGACGCGGCCGCCGTCGGGCCCGGGGCCCGGCTGCTCGACCTGGCCACGGGGCCGGGGGTCGTGGCCAGGGCGGCGGTCGCCCGGGGTGCGCACGTCGTCGGGCTCGACGTCGCCGAGGCCATGCTGGCCATCGCCCGCGTCCGGTGCCCTCCACTCGGCCTGTGCCGGGCCGACGGGCACCACCTTCCGTTCGCCGCCGGGTCGTTCGACGCCGTGACTGCCAACTTCGCCGTCCTGCACATGGGCCGGCCCGACGACGCGGCCGCCGAGGCCGCGTGGGCCCTCGTGCCCGGCGGCACCCTGGCCGTGACGGTGTGGGGCCACCCCGAGGAGGTGGCCATCTTCGATGCCTTCCAGCGAGCGCTGGCCGCCTGCGAGGCGCCGCCCACCGCGGGAGTACCCGAGGGCCCGCCCTTCTTCCGCTACTCCGACGAGGCGGCCCTGACCGGCCTGCTGGAAGGGGCCGGCCTGGCCGAGGTGTCGGTGACGACTCTCGCCTTCACGCACGAGGCGGCCGACGCCGAGCAGGTCTGGCAGGCGCTGGTGCACGGGACGGTCCGCACCGCCGCCCTGGTCGCCAGCCAGGGCGACCGGCTCCGCCAGGCGGTCCACGACGCCTTCGTGTCCGAGTTGGAGGCCCACCGCCGGGGCGGCCGGCTCGCGCTGGCGGCCGCCGTCAGGATGGGGACGGGTCGGGCTCAGGGCCGTCCGGTGGAGGGCTGA
- a CDS encoding SigE family RNA polymerase sigma factor has translation MAILHQHPRHDVMAPAEFDSFYRREYGRVLALAYVLSGSREAAEDLAQDSFLAAHRQWERIERYDEPGAWVRRICLNRSTSLVRRRIAEAKAIGRVAARRVLPDELPPDAEAFWQAVRRLPRRQAQVVGLHYVDDRSIQEIATLLECAEGTVKAHLHRARKALGADLGLHVSDEGGGQG, from the coding sequence GTGGCGATCCTGCACCAGCACCCAAGGCATGACGTGATGGCACCGGCTGAGTTCGACTCCTTCTACCGGCGCGAGTATGGCCGGGTCTTGGCGCTGGCGTACGTCCTCTCGGGCAGCCGGGAGGCTGCGGAGGACTTGGCACAGGACTCCTTTCTGGCCGCGCACCGCCAGTGGGAGAGGATCGAGCGGTACGACGAACCTGGTGCGTGGGTTCGGAGGATCTGTTTGAACCGCTCGACGTCGCTCGTCCGCCGGCGGATTGCCGAGGCCAAGGCCATTGGCCGGGTCGCGGCCCGTCGGGTTCTTCCCGACGAGCTGCCGCCCGATGCGGAGGCCTTTTGGCAGGCGGTAAGACGGTTACCTCGGAGGCAAGCGCAGGTGGTGGGTCTCCACTACGTCGACGACCGGTCAATCCAGGAGATCGCAACTCTCCTCGAGTGTGCGGAAGGCACCGTGAAAGCGCATCTCCACCGGGCCCGGAAGGCGCTCGGCGCTGATCTGGGACTGCACGTGAGCGACGAGGGAGGAGGCCAGGGATGA
- a CDS encoding BTAD domain-containing putative transcriptional regulator: MAPRVRVIGPLAVEEGDARLEGPGLGGARERRLLAVLAMAGGEALPKDVLAERLWDRPPVRHAAAVETAVSLLRRAVRPWGLDIETRHGGYRLACSSDWQELHGAMAAGRWDEALALAAGELLAGEPATEWVVRQRSELARARLDVTVKAAGTAAARGDDEAAALRFAAAVREAPLREDAHRGLMAALAHLGRPAEALRAYEHCRRALREELGTAPAPETDALYEQVLAGRPPTRPSSSPPAGRPGPPRGEVDAPLLGRRAQLGRLAAAIGAAAAGRGPRVVLVAGEPGIGKSRLVDEAVARAPVPEVRRAACFRLLAGVPYGALRDLAPELAPDLDAGPAPGVAPAAVAGRLAARWLEALAGRPVVVVVDDLGWADPPSLTALGLVLRARPSKLALLATGREADLAGEGAPTQFLELASGLGALERLDLGPLGADEVMAGGYAFELWERSGGHPLLLRELLAGAQDSDLAAGVLGRARTAGADAVELVRAAAVVGRPVPLGSLATLARITGAGARRAAGALADAGLMAEARGTWRVRHDVFADLVLGELDPPARRDWHSRAVEWLLTSEAGPEEVAHHALAAGDWPRALAASLDAGERAAAAYSNREAAGHYGRALAVLDEQPGATPDRPAVRHRAAVGRARALLVLGETEQAAATVASLPAGQGPAEVERLLVEADCHWAAWKPSLALAPARAALDLATSLGDDDLAGRAHAFIANPYGSLGELALASEHVAAALAVAERRGVAPPALVVYRLALVRHQRGEEPGALEALDWCRALATDQHDERALVFERVVRAWALGALGRYGEALAALDDVGSVGRGEEAVVRARVPNTRASLLFDLGLVEMALDADEESLEIACDQGGPAALEPRVHTLLNLAADHLRLGDPGRAATRLAEAEALVPEAEYARFRYLNRLHWARGLLALAGDDIETALAAAAETATMADRYGAPKYRARAHLLRGEALARLPAGARAGAEARSELRAGIRVAEGHGFAALAEHGHRLAAAATASAHHERRASQWRARMVASVDGPLRDRLH; encoded by the coding sequence GTGGCGCCGCGGGTCCGGGTCATCGGCCCCCTCGCCGTGGAGGAGGGCGACGCCCGGCTGGAAGGGCCGGGCCTGGGAGGGGCCCGGGAGCGGCGCCTGCTGGCCGTCCTGGCCATGGCCGGAGGCGAGGCCCTACCCAAAGACGTGCTGGCCGAGCGCCTGTGGGACCGCCCTCCCGTACGCCACGCGGCCGCCGTAGAAACGGCCGTCAGCCTCCTGCGCCGGGCCGTCAGGCCCTGGGGTCTGGACATCGAGACCCGCCACGGCGGCTACCGGCTGGCGTGCTCGTCGGACTGGCAGGAGCTGCACGGGGCCATGGCCGCCGGCCGCTGGGACGAGGCCCTCGCCTTGGCCGCCGGGGAGTTGCTGGCCGGTGAACCGGCGACCGAGTGGGTCGTACGCCAGAGGAGCGAGCTGGCCCGCGCCCGGCTGGATGTCACCGTCAAGGCCGCCGGTACGGCCGCTGCCCGGGGCGACGACGAGGCCGCCGCCTTGCGGTTCGCAGCGGCGGTACGCGAGGCCCCCCTGCGAGAGGACGCCCACCGCGGCCTGATGGCCGCCCTGGCCCACCTGGGCCGGCCGGCCGAGGCCCTCCGGGCCTACGAGCACTGCCGCCGGGCCCTGCGCGAGGAGTTGGGGACGGCCCCTGCGCCCGAGACCGACGCCCTCTACGAACAGGTCCTGGCCGGCCGGCCCCCCACTCGGCCATCCTCGTCCCCGCCCGCGGGCCGGCCGGGGCCACCCCGCGGCGAGGTCGACGCGCCCCTGCTCGGTCGCCGGGCCCAGCTCGGACGGCTGGCCGCCGCCATAGGGGCCGCTGCCGCCGGCCGTGGGCCGCGGGTGGTGCTGGTGGCGGGCGAACCGGGGATCGGCAAGAGCCGGCTCGTGGACGAGGCGGTGGCCCGCGCTCCCGTCCCTGAGGTGCGGCGGGCGGCCTGCTTCCGCTTGCTGGCCGGCGTCCCCTACGGGGCGCTGCGCGACCTCGCCCCAGAACTGGCCCCGGACCTGGACGCCGGGCCGGCCCCGGGGGTCGCCCCGGCCGCGGTCGCCGGCCGGCTGGCGGCGCGGTGGTTGGAGGCCCTGGCGGGCCGCCCGGTGGTCGTGGTGGTGGACGACCTCGGATGGGCCGATCCCCCGAGCCTCACTGCGCTGGGGCTCGTCCTGCGGGCCCGTCCGAGCAAGCTGGCCCTGCTGGCCACGGGCCGCGAGGCCGACCTGGCGGGCGAAGGGGCCCCCACCCAGTTCCTCGAACTGGCCTCCGGCCTCGGGGCCCTCGAACGGCTCGACCTGGGGCCGCTGGGCGCCGACGAGGTGATGGCCGGCGGCTACGCGTTCGAGCTCTGGGAACGTTCGGGCGGGCACCCCCTGCTGCTGCGCGAGCTGCTGGCCGGCGCCCAGGACTCCGACCTGGCCGCGGGTGTGCTCGGCCGGGCCCGGACGGCCGGGGCCGACGCCGTGGAGCTGGTGCGGGCGGCCGCTGTCGTGGGCCGGCCGGTCCCCCTGGGCTCGTTGGCCACCCTGGCCCGCATCACGGGCGCCGGAGCCCGGCGCGCCGCTGGCGCGCTGGCCGACGCCGGGCTCATGGCCGAAGCCCGCGGGACGTGGCGGGTGCGCCACGACGTGTTCGCCGACCTGGTCCTGGGGGAGCTCGACCCGCCGGCCAGGCGGGACTGGCACAGCCGGGCCGTCGAGTGGCTGCTCACCTCCGAGGCCGGGCCCGAGGAGGTGGCCCACCACGCACTTGCCGCCGGGGACTGGCCCAGGGCGCTGGCCGCCAGCCTGGACGCCGGCGAGCGGGCGGCGGCGGCCTACTCCAACCGGGAGGCGGCCGGCCACTACGGACGGGCCCTGGCCGTCCTCGACGAGCAGCCGGGGGCCACCCCGGACAGGCCCGCGGTCCGCCACCGGGCGGCCGTGGGCCGGGCACGGGCACTCCTCGTGTTGGGCGAGACCGAGCAGGCGGCCGCCACCGTCGCCTCCCTGCCCGCCGGGCAGGGCCCGGCCGAGGTGGAGCGCCTGCTGGTCGAGGCCGACTGCCACTGGGCGGCGTGGAAGCCGTCCCTGGCCCTCGCCCCGGCCCGCGCCGCCCTCGACCTGGCGACGTCGCTGGGCGACGACGACCTGGCGGGCCGGGCCCACGCCTTCATCGCCAACCCCTACGGCAGCCTGGGCGAGCTCGCCCTGGCGTCCGAGCACGTCGCCGCCGCCCTGGCCGTGGCCGAGCGCCGGGGCGTCGCGCCGCCCGCCCTGGTCGTCTACCGCCTGGCCCTGGTCCGCCACCAGCGGGGCGAGGAGCCCGGCGCCCTGGAGGCCCTCGATTGGTGCCGGGCGCTGGCCACCGACCAGCACGACGAGCGCGCCCTGGTGTTCGAGCGGGTGGTCAGGGCGTGGGCGCTGGGCGCCCTGGGCCGCTACGGCGAGGCCCTGGCCGCCCTCGACGACGTGGGTTCGGTGGGGCGGGGCGAGGAGGCAGTGGTGCGGGCCCGGGTGCCCAATACCCGGGCTTCGCTCCTGTTCGACCTCGGTTTGGTGGAGATGGCTCTCGACGCCGACGAGGAGAGCCTGGAGATCGCTTGTGACCAGGGTGGCCCGGCGGCCCTCGAGCCCCGAGTCCACACCCTTCTCAACCTGGCGGCCGACCACCTGCGTCTCGGGGACCCGGGCCGGGCCGCCACCCGGCTGGCCGAGGCCGAGGCCTTGGTGCCCGAAGCCGAGTACGCCCGGTTCCGCTACCTCAACCGCCTCCACTGGGCCCGCGGCCTGCTCGCCCTGGCCGGCGACGACATTGAGACCGCCCTGGCCGCAGCCGCCGAGACGGCGACGATGGCCGACCGCTACGGGGCGCCCAAGTACCGAGCCAGGGCGCACCTGCTGAGGGGCGAGGCCCTGGCCCGGCTGCCGGCCGGCGCCCGGGCGGGCGCCGAAGCCCGGTCCGAGCTGAGGGCCGGCATCCGCGTGGCCGAGGGCCACGGCTTCGCGGCCTTGGCCGAGCACGGCCACCGCCTGGCCGCGGCGGCCACGGCCAGCGCCCACCACGAGCGGCGGGCCAGCCAGTGGAGGGCACGGATGGTGGCCTCGGTCGACGGCCCCCTACGGGACCGCCTCCACTGA
- a CDS encoding cation:proton antiporter — MGLAAVAGLVANRLRQPLIVALIAVGVLAGPAGLGWVSGGDELELLARLGIALLLFLVGLKLDVHLIRTTGPVALATGLGQVAFTSGIGFLIALGLGMSATTALYVAVALTFSSTIIIVKLLSDKRELDQLHGRIAVGFLVVQDIVVVLVMIVLSAFGGGPGESLASEVALVLAKGGAFLGGLFVFARYLLPPALNWAARSQELLSLFAVAWATALAAVSEHLGFSVEVGAFLAGVAVASTPYRDAAGARLVGLRDFLLLFFFLDLGARLEFSDAATQLGNAAVLSLFVLVGNPLIVLVIMGAMRYPARVSFLAGLTVAQISEFSLILATLGLALGHIDDSTVALITVVGLVTIGLSTYMILYSHQLFDRLAPVLRRFEARTTRPLPEDVGGGYDVIVYGLGRYGSHVVAALRRAGQRVLAVDFDPRVVSDQGPSATKGGTGDGTTEGGVVFGDAEDLDFLETLPLASAAWVVSTIPSAPASLALLHGLRHHGYQGRVALTALNEHDAQRYAELGADVVLRPFAVAADATCDLLGLGVGAPAGGLSPPPDGPEPDPSPS, encoded by the coding sequence ATGGGCCTGGCGGCCGTGGCCGGCTTGGTCGCCAACCGCCTGCGCCAGCCCCTGATCGTCGCTCTCATCGCCGTAGGGGTACTGGCCGGCCCTGCCGGCCTGGGCTGGGTGAGCGGGGGAGACGAGCTGGAGCTGCTGGCCCGGCTGGGGATCGCCTTGTTGCTCTTCCTGGTGGGCCTGAAGCTCGACGTCCACCTCATCCGCACCACCGGCCCCGTGGCCCTGGCCACCGGCCTGGGCCAGGTGGCCTTCACCTCCGGCATCGGCTTTCTCATCGCCCTCGGCCTGGGCATGAGCGCCACCACTGCCCTCTACGTGGCGGTGGCCCTCACCTTCTCGTCGACGATCATCATCGTCAAGCTCCTGTCGGACAAGCGCGAGCTCGACCAGCTCCACGGCCGCATCGCCGTGGGCTTCCTGGTCGTGCAGGACATCGTCGTCGTCCTGGTAATGATCGTGCTCAGCGCCTTCGGGGGTGGCCCGGGCGAGAGCCTGGCGTCGGAGGTGGCCCTCGTCCTGGCCAAGGGCGGGGCGTTCCTCGGTGGCCTGTTCGTGTTCGCCCGCTACCTGCTGCCACCCGCCCTCAACTGGGCGGCCCGTTCCCAGGAGCTGCTCAGCTTGTTCGCGGTGGCATGGGCCACCGCCCTGGCGGCCGTCAGCGAGCACCTGGGGTTCAGCGTGGAGGTGGGGGCCTTCCTGGCCGGGGTGGCGGTGGCCTCGACCCCCTACCGCGACGCCGCCGGGGCGCGCTTGGTGGGGCTGCGGGACTTCCTGCTGCTGTTCTTCTTCCTCGATCTCGGTGCCCGGCTGGAGTTCAGCGACGCCGCCACCCAGCTCGGCAACGCGGCCGTCCTGTCGTTGTTCGTGCTGGTGGGCAACCCGCTGATCGTGCTCGTGATCATGGGGGCCATGCGCTACCCGGCGCGGGTGTCGTTCCTGGCCGGGCTGACGGTGGCCCAGATCAGCGAGTTCTCCCTGATCCTGGCCACCCTGGGGTTGGCCCTGGGCCACATCGACGACTCGACGGTGGCCCTGATCACCGTGGTGGGCCTGGTGACCATCGGCCTGTCGACTTACATGATCCTGTACTCCCACCAGCTCTTCGACCGGCTGGCGCCCGTACTGCGCCGGTTCGAGGCTCGCACCACCCGGCCCTTGCCCGAGGACGTGGGCGGCGGCTACGACGTGATCGTCTACGGGCTGGGGCGCTACGGCTCGCACGTCGTGGCCGCCCTGCGCCGGGCCGGCCAGCGGGTGCTGGCCGTCGACTTCGACCCCCGGGTGGTATCGGACCAGGGCCCGTCAGCCACCAAAGGGGGCACCGGCGACGGCACCACCGAGGGTGGGGTCGTCTTCGGCGACGCCGAGGACCTCGACTTCCTCGAGACCCTCCCGCTGGCCTCGGCCGCGTGGGTGGTGAGCACGATCCCGTCGGCGCCCGCTTCGCTCGCCCTGCTGCACGGGCTCCGCCACCACGGCTACCAGGGCCGGGTGGCCCTGACGGCCCTCAACGAGCACGACGCCCAGCGCTACGCCGAACTGGGGGCCGACGTGGTCCTGCGCCCCTTCGCGGTGGCGGCCGACGCCACCTGCGACCTGCTGGGACTGGGGGTCGGCGCGCCGGCCGGCGGCCTCAGCCCTCCACCGGACGGCCCTGAGCCCGACCCGTCCCCATCCTGA
- a CDS encoding DUF3592 domain-containing protein: MTAVRHHPAPPIRTGDDPGLRLQCNAFFAAAGLMIAPALVVTVMGLSQWQAMAELDRNGVVAPAEVVGASSWQVSDRVRVAFATEEGRLVEASLPVDDLEDHWRGATVLVRYDPQNPSRARPLEGWNPEYRVLFLIAATLLVIGAAFVVQAWRWPRRLLRVAASPGPRQSMLLTGAMVPGQVPSPWAVLSSAGAARHAFRLADNGDLPTGPVEVRVIGDVRRLGIVVVDTPDRRIWPASRLRRPPKRTLPAHPLPLPGPVPGASEDAVPEWRQRGDIPALPPDLAERLRQKERTCRPSPARFLVLLPVSVMVAAPALVPAAVEARRHICVAPPSTVGTADQAVVPELALPDFLPQVAGFAPVPAELLGLGAYDDPVGPVLLEDAGFLYGAQRVFVGDGSQVAVQVLQFSSERGPLHFEALRMTTWCVERPRAVAVPAGSGARGSVVSTEGGPDRTRFAFVRGSRGYLVHITGVSPYLHHDIVRSALATAG, translated from the coding sequence GTGACCGCCGTACGCCACCACCCGGCGCCTCCCATCCGGACCGGGGACGATCCCGGCCTTCGCTTACAGTGCAACGCCTTCTTCGCGGCCGCCGGGCTGATGATCGCCCCGGCGCTGGTGGTCACGGTCATGGGCCTTTCCCAGTGGCAGGCCATGGCCGAGCTGGACCGCAACGGTGTGGTGGCTCCGGCCGAGGTCGTCGGTGCGTCGTCGTGGCAGGTGTCCGACCGGGTACGGGTGGCCTTCGCGACCGAGGAAGGCCGGCTCGTCGAAGCCAGCCTTCCCGTCGACGACTTGGAGGATCACTGGCGGGGTGCGACCGTGCTCGTCCGCTACGACCCCCAGAACCCGAGCCGGGCCCGCCCGCTGGAGGGATGGAACCCCGAGTACCGGGTGCTCTTTCTCATCGCCGCGACGCTCCTGGTGATCGGGGCCGCGTTCGTGGTGCAGGCCTGGCGGTGGCCCCGCCGGCTTCTCCGGGTCGCGGCCAGCCCAGGGCCGCGGCAGTCGATGCTCCTGACCGGCGCCATGGTGCCGGGCCAGGTGCCATCGCCCTGGGCCGTACTGTCGTCGGCCGGGGCCGCGAGGCACGCGTTCCGTCTAGCTGACAACGGCGACCTGCCCACCGGTCCCGTGGAGGTGCGGGTGATAGGCGACGTCCGCCGCCTCGGGATAGTCGTGGTCGATACCCCGGACCGGCGGATCTGGCCGGCGAGCAGGCTTCGCCGCCCTCCGAAGCGAACGCTCCCGGCCCACCCCTTGCCGTTGCCGGGCCCCGTGCCAGGCGCCTCCGAGGACGCTGTTCCCGAGTGGCGTCAGCGTGGAGACATCCCGGCCCTTCCGCCCGACCTCGCCGAGCGCCTGCGCCAGAAGGAGCGCACATGCCGGCCTTCCCCGGCCCGGTTCCTGGTCCTTCTCCCGGTCTCGGTCATGGTCGCTGCGCCCGCCTTGGTGCCCGCGGCCGTCGAAGCTCGCCGCCACATCTGTGTGGCCCCACCATCCACTGTCGGGACTGCTGACCAGGCTGTCGTGCCCGAACTGGCCTTGCCGGACTTCCTCCCGCAGGTCGCCGGGTTCGCACCGGTACCGGCCGAACTGCTGGGGCTGGGGGCATACGACGACCCCGTCGGGCCTGTGCTGCTGGAGGACGCCGGGTTCCTCTACGGCGCGCAGCGGGTGTTCGTCGGGGACGGCAGCCAGGTCGCTGTGCAGGTGTTGCAGTTCTCGTCCGAACGTGGCCCGCTCCACTTCGAGGCCCTGCGCATGACGACGTGGTGCGTCGAGCGGCCCCGGGCCGTCGCGGTCCCCGCCGGCAGCGGCGCCCGCGGTTCGGTCGTCTCCACCGAAGGCGGCCCCGACCGCACGCGGTTCGCCTTCGTGCGCGGCAGCCGCGGCTACCTGGTCCACATCACCGGTGTGAGCCCGTATCTCCACCACGACATCGTCAGGTCCGCCCTGGCCACCGCCGGGTAA
- a CDS encoding alpha/beta hydrolase yields MTIEEAAQQGYVDLDGVRTYHEISGTGEPLVLLHGGMCTIDTFAGLASQLAPSYRVYRPERRGHGRTPDVAGPITYQNMAADTVAYLDRLAIAPAHLVGWSDGAVIALLVALTRPDLVRTLTFMGCALTEDGLPAEMLPLPERVPIEALPPFLREMYAAVSPDGPGHFDVVWEKLAPAWTAFPLVDLDELGGLRASTLVVAADHDTVTAEHAAKIARTIPEARLAILPGEHSLPIDKPALVGALVRDYLSGVAMAT; encoded by the coding sequence ATGACCATCGAAGAAGCCGCTCAACAGGGCTACGTCGACCTCGACGGCGTCCGCACCTACCACGAGATCTCCGGGACCGGTGAGCCGCTCGTTCTCCTCCACGGCGGGATGTGCACGATCGACACATTCGCCGGCCTTGCATCTCAACTCGCGCCCTCCTACCGGGTGTACCGCCCCGAGCGGCGGGGCCACGGCCGCACGCCCGACGTGGCCGGCCCGATCACCTACCAGAACATGGCTGCCGACACGGTCGCTTACCTCGATCGGCTGGCCATCGCTCCGGCGCACCTCGTCGGCTGGAGCGACGGAGCGGTCATCGCCCTGCTTGTCGCCCTGACCCGGCCCGACCTGGTGAGAACCCTTACCTTCATGGGCTGCGCGCTCACCGAGGACGGCCTCCCCGCCGAGATGCTGCCCCTTCCGGAGCGGGTCCCCATCGAGGCTCTGCCCCCGTTCCTACGGGAGATGTACGCCGCCGTGTCCCCCGACGGCCCGGGGCACTTCGACGTCGTATGGGAGAAGCTGGCGCCCGCGTGGACCGCGTTCCCTCTGGTGGACCTCGACGAGCTAGGAGGCCTCCGGGCCAGCACCCTGGTCGTGGCCGCCGACCATGACACAGTGACGGCCGAGCACGCCGCCAAGATCGCCCGCACGATCCCTGAAGCCCGCCTCGCCATCCTGCCCGGCGAGCACTCACTCCCCATCGACAAGCCCGCGCTGGTCGGTGCTCTCGTTCGGGACTACCTCTCCGGGGTCGCCATGGCCACCTGA
- a CDS encoding HD domain-containing phosphohydrolase codes for MGASGSARDDASSGVHLSEVVGSIAIASDLGLGQPLEHVLRSCVIAVRLADRIDTPQEDRDAAYWATLFVAAGCTGSSFELSSLFGDDISFRAGVYDTLTNLAFLRFAMGRAGGDGGVLRRARARFQLLSSGGSTLTSALLAHCRVSAEMARRLDLGEAVVDSLLQTFEQWDGKGIPDKLRGDQVRLPVRIANLATLVEVHDRSGGAEATRRAARRGAATVGPALADAWCEVAEDVLAGVDAESSWQHVVASQPRGRGGLTNRELDSALELMGDYADLKSPWFTGHSRGVASLAVSAGRELGLPDEQLVTLRRAALIHDIGRNGVPNSIWDKPGPLTDSEMERVRLHAYYTDRVVHRAGRLALLASIASAAHERHDGSGYPRAVAGGAVPRLGRLLAAADVYHALLEDRPHRSAWPRDAAGGELRRAARDGELDPSAVDAVLAAAGHVARRARATPAGLTPREIEVLQLAARGMTAKQIGAQLGITPKTAGNHIERIYLKIGVSTRAEAAMFAMRHELVSAWDGGEGP; via the coding sequence ATGGGGGCCAGCGGTTCCGCTCGGGACGACGCCTCCTCGGGCGTGCACCTGTCCGAGGTCGTCGGGTCGATCGCCATCGCCAGCGACCTCGGTCTGGGACAGCCGCTGGAGCACGTCCTGCGCTCCTGTGTGATAGCGGTCCGGCTCGCCGACCGGATCGATACCCCCCAGGAGGACCGTGACGCCGCATACTGGGCAACGCTGTTCGTGGCCGCGGGCTGTACCGGCTCGTCGTTCGAACTGTCGAGCCTCTTCGGTGACGACATCTCCTTTCGGGCGGGCGTCTACGACACCCTCACGAACCTCGCCTTCCTACGGTTCGCGATGGGGCGAGCCGGGGGCGATGGCGGCGTCCTACGCCGGGCCAGGGCCCGTTTCCAACTGCTCAGCTCGGGGGGCTCCACGCTGACATCGGCTCTGCTCGCTCACTGCCGGGTGAGCGCAGAGATGGCTCGCCGGCTCGATCTCGGTGAGGCGGTGGTCGATTCGCTTCTGCAGACCTTCGAGCAATGGGACGGCAAGGGCATCCCGGACAAGCTGCGCGGTGACCAGGTGCGCCTGCCGGTCCGGATCGCCAACCTGGCCACCCTGGTCGAGGTGCACGACCGCAGTGGCGGGGCCGAGGCCACCAGGCGGGCGGCCCGCCGGGGGGCGGCCACCGTCGGCCCCGCGCTGGCCGACGCGTGGTGCGAGGTGGCCGAGGACGTCCTGGCCGGTGTCGACGCCGAGTCGTCGTGGCAGCACGTCGTCGCCTCCCAGCCGCGTGGTCGAGGGGGGCTCACCAACCGCGAGCTCGACAGCGCGCTGGAGCTCATGGGCGACTACGCCGACCTCAAGTCGCCGTGGTTCACCGGTCACTCGCGAGGCGTGGCGTCGCTCGCGGTCTCGGCCGGACGAGAGCTGGGGCTGCCCGACGAGCAACTCGTGACACTGCGGCGGGCCGCCCTCATCCACGACATCGGCCGCAACGGTGTCCCGAACTCGATCTGGGACAAGCCTGGGCCGCTGACCGACAGCGAGATGGAAAGGGTGCGGCTGCACGCCTACTACACCGACCGGGTCGTTCATCGGGCGGGGCGCCTGGCGCTACTGGCCTCGATCGCCTCCGCCGCCCACGAGCGCCACGACGGCTCGGGCTACCCGCGGGCCGTGGCCGGTGGTGCCGTACCAAGACTGGGCAGGCTGCTGGCGGCCGCCGACGTGTACCACGCTCTCCTCGAGGACCGGCCCCACCGATCGGCCTGGCCCCGGGACGCGGCCGGAGGCGAGCTGCGCCGGGCCGCCCGCGACGGCGAGCTCGACCCTTCCGCGGTTGACGCCGTCCTGGCGGCCGCCGGCCATGTCGCTCGGCGGGCGCGCGCAACGCCCGCCGGGCTGACCCCGCGCGAGATCGAGGTCCTCCAGCTTGCGGCCCGCGGGATGACCGCCAAGCAGATCGGCGCCCAACTCGGCATCACACCCAAGACGGCCGGCAACCACATCGAGCGCATCTACCTGAAGATCGGCGTATCGACGCGGGCCGAGGCCGCCATGTTCGCCATGCGCCACGAGCTGGTCAGCGCCTGGGACGGCGGCGAGGGGCCCTGA